Proteins from a genomic interval of Rhodothermus marinus:
- a CDS encoding 4Fe-4S dicluster domain-containing protein, with protein sequence MAWVLERRDFDALLEALSRRGYTLIGPRVRDGAIVYDRIHRSEDLPVGWTDEQRGGMYRLRRRDDEALFGYVVGPQSWKQWLFPPTLHLWRASRSEGDGAFAVEETPLPDEAYAFVGVRACELAAIAVQDRVFLEGPYADPYYRTVRERLFLLAVNCTEPGGTCFCASMQTGPRATAGFDLALTEVLEGDRHYFVVTVGSDTGRAVLADVPHPEAQPDEVAAADTRLQEAATRMGRHLDTEGLKELLQKSYEHPRWDEVARRCLSCANCTMVCPTCFCHTVEDVTDLTGQTAERVRRWDSCFSVEFSYIHGGSVRQSTRSRYRQWLMHKLSTWVDQFGVMGCVGCGRCITWCPVGIDLTEEVAAIRSTRKPASSP encoded by the coding sequence ATGGCCTGGGTCCTGGAGCGCCGGGACTTCGATGCGCTGCTCGAAGCGCTGAGTCGGCGCGGCTATACGCTGATCGGGCCGCGCGTGCGCGACGGCGCCATCGTCTACGACCGCATTCACCGAAGCGAAGACCTGCCCGTCGGCTGGACCGACGAGCAGCGTGGCGGCATGTACCGCCTGCGCCGCCGGGACGACGAGGCGCTTTTCGGCTACGTGGTGGGTCCGCAGAGCTGGAAGCAGTGGCTCTTTCCTCCCACACTGCACCTCTGGCGGGCCAGCCGGAGCGAAGGCGACGGTGCGTTTGCCGTGGAAGAAACACCGCTGCCGGACGAAGCCTACGCCTTTGTCGGCGTGCGCGCCTGCGAACTGGCGGCCATCGCCGTGCAGGATCGCGTCTTCCTGGAAGGCCCCTATGCCGACCCTTACTACCGGACCGTACGTGAGCGGCTGTTTCTGCTGGCCGTCAACTGCACCGAGCCCGGCGGCACCTGCTTCTGCGCCTCGATGCAGACGGGTCCCCGCGCTACCGCGGGTTTCGACCTGGCCCTGACCGAAGTGCTGGAAGGCGACCGCCACTACTTTGTCGTGACCGTCGGGAGCGACACCGGCCGCGCCGTGCTGGCCGACGTGCCCCATCCCGAGGCGCAGCCCGACGAGGTAGCCGCTGCCGACACGCGCCTGCAGGAAGCCGCCACCCGCATGGGCCGCCACCTGGATACCGAGGGACTGAAAGAGCTGCTGCAGAAAAGCTACGAACACCCACGCTGGGACGAGGTGGCCCGGCGCTGCCTGAGCTGCGCCAACTGCACGATGGTCTGCCCGACATGCTTCTGCCACACCGTCGAGGACGTTACCGACCTGACCGGCCAGACGGCCGAGCGTGTGCGACGCTGGGACTCCTGCTTTTCGGTGGAATTCTCCTACATCCACGGCGGAAGCGTGCGCCAGAGCACCCGCTCGCGCTACCGCCAGTGGCTCATGCATAAGCTTTCCACCTGGGTGGATCAGTTCGGCGTGATGGGCTGCGTGGGATGTGGCCGGTGCATCACCTGGTGCCCGGTCGGCATCGACCTGACCGAGGAGGTAGCTGCCATTCGTTCCACCCGCAAACCTGCTTCGTCGCCATGA
- a CDS encoding HypC/HybG/HupF family hydrogenase formation chaperone, whose translation MCLAVPGKIVAILDEDPLTRRGKVDFGGIQKEVNLAFVPEARVGDYVMVHVGIAISVVDEAEAHRVFEYLQQIDELEELNPPEAP comes from the coding sequence ATGTGCCTGGCCGTACCCGGTAAGATCGTCGCCATCCTGGACGAGGACCCGCTTACCCGACGCGGGAAGGTGGACTTCGGCGGCATCCAGAAGGAAGTCAACCTGGCGTTCGTCCCGGAAGCCCGCGTGGGCGACTACGTGATGGTGCACGTGGGCATCGCCATCAGCGTAGTGGACGAAGCCGAAGCGCACCGCGTCTTCGAGTACCTGCAGCAGATCGACGAACTGGAAGAACTCAATCCGCCCGAGGCGCCATGA
- the hypF gene encoding carbamoyltransferase HypF, with product MRTTTEHLTRWRLHVEGAVQGVGFRPFVYRLAHELGLTGEVRNDPAGVTIEVEGDPERLACFRERLKQQPPPAARIRRITCTELPPCGYRTFTIAASRPEGERQVFLLPDLATCPDCLRELFDPNDRRYRYPFINCTNCGPRFTIIERLPYDRPNTTMRHFRMCARCRAEYEDPLNRRFHTQPNACPDCGPHLALWDRKGNVLAERDEALRRAAEAICEGRIVAVKGLGGFHLIVDARNEAAVRALRLRKGREAKPFALMYPSLAAVRAHACVSEAEAALLTSPAAPIVLLRRIEAGRESLAPSVAPGNPYLGIMLPYTPLHHLLLAELGFPVVATSGNRSEEPICIDEREALVRLRDLADLFLVHNRPIARYCDDSVVRFIDGHPVFLRRARGYAPLPVELADDWPAHPEQVLAVGGHLKNTVALASGRTVWISQHIGDLETAEARAAFVRVIDDFTRLYERTPDAVACDAHPDYASTHHAHRLGRPVAPVQHHLAHVWACMAEHGLRPPVLGFGWDGTGYGPDGAVWGGECFLVTAERAVRIAHLRPFRLPGGEAAVREPRRTALGLLHAWKGEAALMHLPSGAFTEAEARLLLQMVTRGLNAPWTTSIGRLFDAVAALLGLCLRNRFEGEAAMLLEFAAEEAEASGPPYPLALQEQDGRLVLDWAPLLEALEADRLEGLSPTVIARRFHEGLATAIVTIARRIGCPTVVLSGGCFQNRLLTETSLRLLRAAGFRPYIHRQVPPGDGGLALGQVAALRWGLTMPALVNHSC from the coding sequence ATGCGCACCACAACCGAACACCTGACGCGCTGGCGCCTGCACGTCGAGGGTGCCGTGCAGGGTGTCGGCTTCCGGCCGTTCGTTTACCGGCTGGCCCATGAGCTGGGCCTGACCGGTGAGGTGCGCAACGATCCTGCCGGCGTGACCATTGAGGTCGAGGGCGATCCGGAGCGCCTGGCCTGCTTCCGGGAACGTCTGAAGCAACAACCTCCGCCGGCCGCCCGCATCCGACGCATCACCTGCACGGAACTGCCCCCCTGCGGCTACCGCACCTTCACCATCGCCGCCAGTCGCCCTGAAGGCGAGCGTCAGGTGTTTCTGCTGCCGGATCTGGCCACCTGTCCCGATTGCCTGCGCGAGCTGTTTGACCCGAACGATCGCCGCTATCGTTACCCGTTCATCAACTGCACCAACTGCGGCCCGCGCTTTACGATCATCGAGCGGCTCCCCTACGATCGGCCCAACACCACGATGCGGCACTTCCGGATGTGCGCGCGCTGCCGGGCCGAATACGAGGATCCGCTGAACCGACGTTTCCACACACAGCCAAACGCCTGTCCCGACTGCGGTCCGCATCTGGCGCTCTGGGATCGAAAAGGCAACGTGCTGGCCGAGCGGGACGAGGCGCTGCGCCGGGCGGCCGAGGCAATCTGCGAGGGACGGATCGTAGCGGTTAAAGGACTGGGCGGCTTTCATCTGATCGTCGATGCCCGCAACGAGGCGGCCGTTCGGGCGCTCCGGTTGCGCAAGGGACGCGAAGCCAAGCCGTTCGCCCTGATGTATCCGTCGCTGGCGGCGGTCCGGGCGCACGCCTGCGTCTCGGAGGCCGAAGCGGCCCTGCTGACGTCACCCGCGGCGCCCATCGTGCTGCTGCGCCGCATCGAAGCGGGCCGGGAGTCGCTGGCCCCGTCGGTGGCGCCCGGCAATCCGTATCTGGGCATCATGCTGCCCTACACGCCGCTGCACCATCTGCTGCTGGCCGAACTGGGCTTTCCGGTGGTGGCCACCAGCGGCAATCGCTCGGAGGAACCCATCTGCATCGACGAGCGCGAAGCGCTGGTGCGGCTGCGCGACCTGGCCGACCTGTTTCTGGTGCACAACCGGCCGATCGCCCGCTACTGCGACGACTCGGTGGTGCGCTTCATCGACGGCCACCCGGTCTTTCTGCGACGTGCCCGCGGCTATGCGCCCCTGCCGGTGGAGCTGGCCGACGACTGGCCCGCCCATCCCGAGCAGGTGCTGGCCGTGGGCGGCCATCTGAAAAACACGGTGGCACTGGCTTCGGGCCGGACGGTCTGGATCAGCCAGCACATCGGCGACCTGGAGACGGCCGAAGCCCGCGCGGCCTTCGTGCGCGTGATCGACGACTTCACGCGCCTGTACGAGCGCACGCCCGACGCGGTAGCCTGCGACGCTCACCCCGACTACGCCTCCACGCACCATGCACACCGGCTGGGCCGGCCGGTCGCGCCGGTGCAGCACCACCTGGCGCACGTGTGGGCCTGCATGGCCGAGCACGGGCTACGACCGCCCGTACTGGGCTTCGGCTGGGACGGCACGGGCTACGGCCCCGACGGCGCGGTGTGGGGCGGCGAATGCTTTCTGGTGACGGCGGAACGCGCCGTGCGGATCGCGCACCTGCGGCCGTTTCGGCTGCCGGGCGGCGAGGCGGCCGTGCGCGAGCCCCGACGGACGGCGCTGGGCCTGCTCCACGCCTGGAAGGGCGAGGCGGCGCTCATGCACCTGCCGTCCGGCGCTTTTACCGAAGCCGAAGCCCGGCTCCTGCTGCAGATGGTGACGCGCGGCCTGAACGCGCCCTGGACCACCAGTATCGGGCGGCTCTTCGACGCGGTAGCCGCCCTGCTCGGCCTGTGCCTGCGCAATCGGTTCGAGGGCGAGGCGGCCATGCTGCTGGAGTTTGCCGCCGAGGAAGCCGAGGCGTCCGGCCCGCCCTATCCGCTGGCGCTTCAGGAGCAGGACGGCCGGCTGGTGCTCGACTGGGCTCCGCTGCTCGAAGCGCTCGAGGCCGACCGCCTGGAGGGGCTCTCTCCGACGGTTATTGCGCGGCGCTTCCACGAAGGACTGGCGACCGCCATCGTAACGATAGCCCGGCGTATCGGCTGCCCGACCGTCGTGCTCAGCGGCGGCTGCTTCCAGAACCGCCTGCTCACCGAAACGTCGCTCCGGCTACTTCGTGCGGCCGGATTTCGCCCGTATATTCACCGACAGGTGCCCCCCGGCGACGGTGGCCTGGCGCTGGGCCAGGTGGCCGCGCTCCGCTGGGGTCTGACCATGCCCGCTCTCGTCAACCATTCATGCTGA
- a CDS encoding oxidoreductase yields MARRKPKLAVWKFASCDGCQLSLLDCEDELLAVAGAIEIAYFLEASRATVRGPYDLSLVEGSITTPHDAERIRQIRQQSRFLVTIGACATAGGIQALRNFQDVAEFTRIVYARPEYIEALATSTPIAEHVPVDFELRGCPINKQQLLEVITAFLQGRRPNIPTYSVCVECKRRGTVCVMVARGTPCLGPLTQAGCGALCPAYNRGCYACFGPKETPNPASLMQWWQEQLGVSARDAERALRTFNAYAPAFREATIAQPNP; encoded by the coding sequence ATGGCCCGACGCAAGCCCAAACTCGCGGTCTGGAAGTTTGCCTCCTGCGACGGCTGCCAGCTCAGCCTGCTCGACTGCGAAGACGAACTGCTGGCGGTAGCCGGCGCCATCGAGATCGCCTACTTCCTGGAGGCTTCCCGGGCGACGGTGCGCGGTCCCTATGACCTGTCGCTCGTCGAGGGCTCCATCACCACGCCGCACGATGCCGAGCGCATTCGCCAGATCCGTCAGCAGTCGCGTTTTCTCGTGACCATCGGCGCGTGCGCCACGGCGGGCGGCATCCAGGCGCTGCGCAACTTCCAGGACGTGGCCGAATTCACGCGCATCGTCTACGCCCGGCCGGAGTACATCGAGGCGCTGGCCACCTCGACCCCGATCGCCGAGCACGTACCCGTCGATTTCGAACTGCGCGGCTGCCCGATCAACAAGCAGCAACTGCTGGAAGTCATCACGGCGTTTCTGCAGGGCCGGCGCCCCAACATCCCCACCTACAGCGTCTGCGTCGAGTGCAAGCGTCGGGGCACGGTGTGCGTCATGGTAGCCCGCGGCACGCCCTGCCTGGGGCCGCTCACACAGGCCGGCTGCGGCGCGCTGTGCCCTGCCTACAACCGGGGCTGCTACGCCTGCTTCGGCCCGAAAGAAACACCCAACCCGGCCTCGCTCATGCAGTGGTGGCAGGAGCAGCTCGGCGTGTCGGCCCGCGATGCCGAGCGGGCCCTCCGCACCTTCAACGCCTATGCCCCGGCCTTCCGGGAAGCGACGATCGCCCAACCCAACCCGTAG
- a CDS encoding hydrogenase maturation nickel metallochaperone HypA: protein MHELSIARELVRLIEAEARRAGARRVRSARVVLGARSHVSAEILQFYVTHLLDPEGPAAGLVLTCERQPMRFRCGPCRIDYEPSETDWRCPRCGRIGELLETGDEVFLESLEIECAPQPNT, encoded by the coding sequence ATGCATGAACTGAGCATAGCCCGCGAGCTGGTTCGGCTCATCGAGGCCGAGGCCCGACGTGCCGGAGCCCGGCGCGTCCGCTCGGCACGCGTGGTGCTGGGCGCCCGCTCGCACGTCTCGGCCGAGATCCTGCAGTTTTACGTAACGCACCTGCTCGATCCCGAGGGACCGGCCGCGGGGCTGGTGCTCACCTGCGAACGGCAACCCATGCGCTTTCGGTGCGGGCCCTGCCGGATCGACTACGAACCGTCCGAGACCGACTGGCGCTGCCCGCGGTGCGGCCGCATCGGCGAGCTGCTCGAAACGGGCGACGAAGTCTTCCTGGAAAGCCTGGAAATCGAATGCGCACCACAACCGAACACCTGA
- the porA gene encoding pyruvate ferredoxin oxidoreductase: MTLVVTPRLEAAQLLTGAQAVAHAMRQIEPDVVPVYPITPQTPIIEEFAQMVADGRCDTEIINVESEHSAMSAAVGASVAGARVMTATASQGLALMIEVLYIAASMRCPIVMPLGNRALSGPINIHCDHSDAMLARDSGAVQIFTENGQEAYDYTLMAVRLAEDQRVLLPVIVNLDGFTLTHSAEAVELLPDEVARAFVGHYRPLYPLLDTARPTTQGPFDMPDFYYEHKRQQDEAMRGVLEVFPEVQRAYAEATGRNYRGYYEAYRLDDADFAVVVLGSTAGTAKVVVDTLRDEGQRVGLLKLWLFRPFPHAAVAEALRGKQAVAVMDRALSFGSWGPLFTEIAAALYGLPEAKRPRLHNFTYGLGGRDVTPDQIAEALTRIQDPRTPAVMRYLGVRA; the protein is encoded by the coding sequence ACGTCGTGCCGGTCTACCCGATCACGCCGCAGACGCCGATCATCGAAGAGTTTGCGCAGATGGTGGCCGACGGCCGCTGCGACACCGAAATCATCAACGTCGAGTCGGAGCACTCGGCCATGAGCGCGGCCGTGGGCGCTTCGGTGGCCGGCGCGCGCGTGATGACGGCCACGGCCTCGCAGGGCCTGGCGCTGATGATCGAGGTGCTCTACATCGCGGCCTCCATGCGCTGCCCGATCGTGATGCCGCTGGGCAACCGGGCGCTGAGCGGGCCGATCAACATCCACTGCGACCATTCCGACGCCATGCTGGCCCGAGATTCGGGCGCCGTCCAGATCTTCACGGAAAACGGCCAGGAAGCCTACGACTACACGCTGATGGCCGTGCGCCTGGCCGAAGACCAGCGGGTGCTGCTGCCCGTGATCGTCAACCTGGACGGCTTCACGCTCACGCATTCGGCCGAGGCCGTCGAGCTGCTGCCCGACGAGGTAGCCCGGGCGTTCGTGGGCCACTATCGGCCGCTCTATCCGCTGCTGGACACGGCGCGCCCCACCACGCAGGGCCCGTTCGACATGCCCGACTTCTACTACGAGCACAAGCGGCAACAGGACGAGGCCATGCGAGGCGTGCTGGAAGTCTTCCCCGAGGTGCAGCGCGCCTACGCCGAGGCCACCGGACGCAACTACCGGGGCTACTACGAAGCCTACCGGCTCGACGATGCGGACTTTGCCGTGGTCGTGCTGGGATCGACGGCCGGCACGGCCAAAGTCGTCGTCGATACGCTTCGGGACGAAGGGCAGCGGGTGGGGCTGCTCAAGCTGTGGCTCTTCCGACCCTTCCCGCATGCCGCCGTGGCCGAAGCGCTGCGTGGCAAACAGGCCGTGGCCGTGATGGACCGGGCGCTGTCGTTCGGAAGCTGGGGGCCGCTCTTCACCGAAATTGCCGCGGCCCTGTACGGCCTGCCCGAAGCCAAGCGACCGCGCCTGCACAACTTCACCTATGGTCTGGGAGGGCGCGACGTTACGCCCGACCAGATCGCCGAAGCGCTGACCCGCATTCAGGATCCGCGCACGCCTGCCGTCATGCGCTACCTGGGCGTGCGCGCCTAA
- a CDS encoding thiamine pyrophosphate-dependent enzyme, whose amino-acid sequence MMTGLSSNGETIRLKTLKELAEREQRELRFQGGHSLCAGCGVPLVVRTVLNAIDTPVVVVNATGCLEVATTRYPSTAWNVPWLHVAFENAAAAASGVEAAFRVLNRKRKNGRPIPFDLPEDVRIIAFGGDGGTYDIGLQALSGALERGHRFTYICYDNEAYMNTGNQRSGATPPLAHTTTTPVGEQSLGKLQQRKDLTEIAVAHHVPYVAQASISNWQDLVRKIQMAVQVDGPSFLNVLAPCQRGWGYDPSQTVEIARLAVETCFWPLYEVIDGEYRLNYRPRKPLPIAEWVKTQGRFRHLLRPENRHLLDALQEQVNREWERLLRKCEGRLLEV is encoded by the coding sequence ATGATGACCGGGCTTTCCTCCAACGGCGAAACGATTCGCCTGAAGACGCTCAAAGAACTGGCCGAGCGTGAACAGCGCGAGCTGCGCTTCCAGGGCGGCCACTCGCTCTGTGCGGGCTGCGGCGTGCCGCTGGTGGTGCGCACCGTGCTGAACGCCATCGACACGCCCGTGGTCGTGGTCAACGCGACGGGCTGCCTGGAGGTAGCCACCACGCGCTATCCTTCGACGGCCTGGAACGTGCCCTGGCTGCACGTGGCCTTCGAGAATGCGGCCGCCGCCGCCAGCGGCGTGGAGGCCGCCTTCCGGGTGCTCAACCGCAAGCGCAAAAACGGCCGGCCGATTCCCTTCGACCTGCCCGAAGACGTGCGCATCATCGCCTTCGGTGGCGACGGCGGCACCTACGACATCGGGCTGCAGGCCCTCTCGGGCGCCCTGGAGCGCGGGCATCGCTTCACGTACATCTGCTACGACAACGAAGCCTACATGAACACGGGCAACCAGCGGAGTGGCGCCACGCCCCCGCTGGCCCATACGACCACCACGCCTGTGGGCGAGCAGAGCCTGGGCAAACTCCAGCAGCGCAAGGACCTGACCGAGATCGCCGTCGCCCACCACGTGCCCTACGTGGCCCAGGCATCGATCTCGAACTGGCAGGATCTGGTGCGCAAGATCCAGATGGCCGTGCAGGTGGACGGACCGAGCTTTCTCAATGTGCTGGCGCCCTGCCAGCGCGGCTGGGGCTACGACCCGTCGCAGACCGTCGAGATCGCCCGCCTGGCCGTCGAAACGTGCTTTTGGCCGCTCTACGAGGTAATCGACGGCGAGTACCGGCTGAACTACCGACCGCGCAAGCCGCTGCCCATCGCCGAGTGGGTCAAAACGCAGGGGCGCTTCCGCCACCTGCTCCGCCCGGAGAACCGACACCTGCTCGACGCGCTGCAGGAGCAGGTCAACCGCGAATGGGAGCGGCTGCTGCGCAAATGCGAAGGACGCCTGCTGGAAGTGTAG
- a CDS encoding FAD/NAD(P)-binding protein, with amino-acid sequence MTETLLVRPETARTPAPMAPTRWRVLRRRRETHDTCTLELEPLDTDGMAFRPGQFNMLYVFGIGEVPISISGDPAQPDRLVHTIRAVGPVSTALCARKAGDVIGVRGPFGSAWPVEAAEGYDVVVMAGGIGLAPLRPAIYHLLQHRGHYGNLVLLYGARTPRDLLYVRELERWRGRFDVQVEVTVDHAGAGWFGHVGVVTTLLPRAHFDPEETVAFVCGPEIMMRFAAKALMERGVAPERIYLSMERNMKCAIGLCGHCQFGPVFICKDGPVFDFARVARLLTIREL; translated from the coding sequence ATGACCGAGACGCTTCTGGTCCGACCGGAAACGGCGCGGACGCCTGCGCCCATGGCGCCCACCCGCTGGCGGGTCCTGCGCCGACGGCGCGAAACGCACGACACGTGCACGCTGGAGCTGGAGCCGCTCGACACGGACGGCATGGCGTTTCGACCCGGCCAGTTCAACATGCTCTACGTCTTCGGCATCGGCGAAGTGCCGATCTCGATCAGCGGCGATCCGGCCCAACCGGACCGGCTGGTGCACACGATCCGGGCGGTGGGCCCGGTCAGTACGGCCCTGTGCGCGCGCAAAGCAGGCGACGTGATCGGCGTGCGCGGGCCGTTCGGGAGCGCCTGGCCTGTGGAAGCGGCCGAAGGGTACGACGTGGTGGTGATGGCCGGCGGCATCGGACTGGCGCCCCTGCGTCCCGCCATCTACCATCTGCTGCAGCATCGCGGCCACTACGGCAATCTGGTGTTGCTCTACGGCGCGCGCACACCCCGCGACCTGCTCTACGTTCGTGAACTGGAGCGCTGGCGCGGCCGCTTCGACGTGCAGGTGGAGGTGACCGTCGACCACGCCGGTGCGGGCTGGTTCGGTCACGTGGGGGTGGTGACCACACTGCTGCCGCGCGCCCACTTCGATCCGGAAGAGACCGTCGCCTTCGTATGCGGCCCCGAGATCATGATGCGCTTTGCGGCCAAGGCGCTGATGGAGCGTGGCGTGGCCCCGGAGCGCATCTACCTTTCGATGGAACGCAACATGAAGTGCGCCATCGGTCTGTGTGGCCATTGCCAGTTCGGCCCGGTCTTCATCTGCAAAGACGGACCGGTGTTCGACTTTGCCCGCGTTGCCCGACTGCTGACCATCCGAGAACTCTGA
- a CDS encoding Ni/Fe hydrogenase subunit alpha: MSEVRPTRTIRVEALARVEGEGAMYVRIRNNQVTDVRLRIYEPPRFFEAFLRGRSFLEAPDITARICGICPVAYQMSACTAMENACGVEVNGPLRLLRRLLYCGEWIESHTLHVFMLHAPDFLGYESALEMARDYPDRVQQGLQLKKIGNELMRVIGGREIHPINVRVGGFYRAPRPDELRALVEPLRWARETAYDTVRWVAGFEFPDFEQDYEFVALRRDDEYAILDGRLVSNRGLDIPIAAFNDHIEEEHVPHSNALHARIRGRGAYLVGPLARFNLNFDRLSPLAQEAAREVGFLPECRNPFKSIIARAVEILYACDEALRLIEAYEPPEQPFVEVPPRAATGHGCTEAPRGILYHRYVIDDEGTILEAQIVPPTSQNQRRIEEDLRAFVARALTLPDDELQWRCEQAIRNYDPCISCATHFLKLEVDRA, from the coding sequence ATGTCGGAAGTTCGCCCGACCCGCACGATCCGCGTCGAGGCCCTGGCCCGCGTCGAGGGCGAAGGGGCCATGTACGTCCGCATTCGCAACAACCAGGTCACCGACGTCCGGCTGCGCATCTACGAGCCGCCTCGCTTCTTCGAGGCGTTCCTGCGCGGCCGCTCGTTTCTGGAGGCGCCCGACATTACGGCCCGCATCTGCGGTATCTGTCCGGTGGCCTACCAGATGAGCGCCTGCACGGCCATGGAAAACGCCTGCGGCGTGGAGGTAAACGGTCCGCTGCGGCTGCTGCGCCGCCTGCTCTACTGCGGCGAATGGATCGAAAGCCACACGCTGCATGTGTTCATGCTGCACGCGCCCGACTTTCTCGGCTACGAAAGTGCCCTCGAGATGGCCCGCGACTACCCGGACCGGGTCCAGCAGGGCCTCCAGCTCAAAAAGATCGGCAACGAGCTGATGCGCGTGATCGGCGGTCGGGAGATTCACCCGATCAACGTGCGCGTGGGCGGCTTCTACCGGGCCCCTCGCCCCGACGAACTGCGCGCGCTGGTGGAACCGCTCCGCTGGGCCCGCGAGACGGCCTACGACACGGTGCGCTGGGTGGCGGGCTTCGAGTTTCCGGACTTCGAGCAGGACTACGAGTTCGTGGCGCTGCGGCGCGACGACGAGTACGCCATCCTGGACGGTCGGCTCGTCTCGAACCGAGGGCTGGACATCCCGATCGCGGCCTTCAACGACCATATCGAGGAAGAACACGTGCCGCACTCCAACGCGCTGCACGCCCGCATTCGCGGGCGCGGTGCCTACCTGGTGGGACCGCTGGCCCGCTTCAATCTGAACTTCGATCGGCTTTCGCCGCTGGCACAGGAAGCCGCCCGCGAGGTGGGCTTCCTGCCCGAATGCCGCAATCCTTTCAAGAGCATCATCGCCCGGGCCGTCGAGATTCTGTACGCCTGCGACGAGGCGCTCCGCCTGATCGAAGCCTATGAACCGCCGGAGCAGCCGTTCGTCGAGGTACCACCCCGTGCCGCCACCGGCCACGGCTGCACCGAGGCGCCCCGGGGAATCCTCTACCACCGGTACGTGATCGACGACGAGGGCACCATCCTGGAAGCCCAGATCGTGCCGCCGACGTCTCAGAATCAACGGCGCATCGAGGAAGATCTCCGGGCCTTCGTCGCGCGGGCGCTCACGCTGCCCGACGACGAGCTCCAGTGGCGCTGCGAGCAGGCCATCCGGAATTACGACCCGTGCATCTCGTGCGCCACGCACTTTCTGAAGCTCGAAGTGGACCGGGCATGA
- a CDS encoding hydrogenase maturation protease, translated as MKVVIGLGNALRGDDAAGPATVEQLRPRLNGTVRLLTLNDPLHLPDCWEGADLAIVCDAVCSGATPGTLHRFEAHAAPLPASVRPALSSHGIGLAEVVELARRLGRLPRRLVIFGIEGHCFEPGTPLSPEVAAAVPRAAEAILQELRDA; from the coding sequence ATGAAGGTGGTGATCGGGCTGGGCAACGCGCTGCGAGGGGACGACGCGGCGGGACCGGCGACGGTGGAACAGCTCCGGCCCCGCCTGAACGGTACGGTGCGCCTGCTTACGCTGAACGATCCGCTGCATCTGCCCGACTGCTGGGAAGGAGCCGACCTGGCCATCGTGTGCGACGCCGTCTGCTCGGGCGCGACGCCGGGTACGCTGCACCGGTTCGAAGCGCATGCGGCCCCCCTGCCCGCTTCGGTCCGCCCGGCCCTATCGTCGCACGGGATCGGACTGGCCGAGGTCGTCGAACTGGCCCGGCGGCTCGGTCGGCTGCCCCGCCGCCTGGTCATTTTCGGAATCGAAGGCCATTGCTTCGAGCCCGGCACCCCGCTCTCGCCCGAAGTGGCGGCGGCCGTACCGCGCGCCGCCGAAGCCATTCTGCAGGAGCTGCGCGATGCATGA
- a CDS encoding cyclic nucleotide-binding domain-containing protein, producing MTAQRSLKDLLAEHPFFQGLEEPYLELIAGCARNVRFNAGSYIFREGEPATEFFLIRYGRVSIEVHLPERGTVTIQTLGEGDVLGWSWLVPPYRNQFDARALTLVRALAFDGACIRNKCAEDPRLGYEIFSRFARIIAERLQATRLQLLDMYGAAPRRQPLHA from the coding sequence ATGACCGCGCAACGTTCACTGAAAGATCTGCTGGCCGAGCACCCGTTCTTTCAGGGACTCGAAGAACCGTACCTGGAGCTGATTGCCGGCTGTGCCCGGAACGTACGATTCAATGCCGGAAGCTACATCTTTCGCGAAGGCGAGCCGGCCACCGAGTTCTTTCTGATTCGCTACGGCCGCGTCTCGATCGAGGTGCATCTGCCCGAGCGCGGCACGGTAACCATTCAGACGCTGGGCGAAGGTGACGTGCTGGGCTGGTCCTGGCTCGTGCCTCCCTACCGCAATCAGTTCGACGCCCGGGCCCTGACGCTTGTGCGGGCACTGGCCTTCGACGGCGCCTGCATTCGAAACAAATGCGCTGAGGACCCGCGCCTGGGCTACGAAATCTTCAGCCGCTTTGCCCGGATCATCGCAGAACGACTGCAGGCCACCCGCCTGCAACTGCTCGACATGTACGGTGCCGCCCCCCGTCGTCAACCGCTGCACGCCTGA